A stretch of Rhinoderma darwinii isolate aRhiDar2 chromosome 4, aRhiDar2.hap1, whole genome shotgun sequence DNA encodes these proteins:
- the LOC142760458 gene encoding uncharacterized protein LOC142760458, producing MYSQRRRKKTSRKKFDREEVASGTVMAPKRSRKSSDDNQPIAKRIPPTFTPEEKAKRAQERAILEQELRERCPKYQDPNIILVQQPMRKRAEQSASQTPAASVQPVESWCQCGNCINLPTEEECVCCKVIRNVLNKMEEDEPISCITEHHTFIGTCLNKEQLTLCESYRCFGPTRQAPLNNRSLRMVAYRMFTVWVHGYLGRKNRRTIPACAVQKVRAMFPEENQVYVGFKLATDNNASEMADF from the exons atgtATTCGCAGCGAAGGCGCAAGAAGACCAGTCGCAAGAAGTTTGACAGAGAGGAGGTCGCGTCAGGAACAG TTATGGCGCCCAAGAGAAGTCGGAAATCCAGTGATGACAATCAACCAATAGCAAAACGAATACCACCAACATTTaccccagaggagaaagcaaaaaGAGCCCAGGAG agaGCAATATTAGAGCAGGAACTAAGAGAAAGGTGTCCCAAATATCAGGATCCAAATATAATTCTTGTACAACAGCCAATGAGAAAACGGGCAGAACAGAGTGCGAGCCAAACTCCTGCAGCGTCCGTGCAACCGGTGGAATCGTGGTGTCAGTGTGGGAACTGCATTAATTTGCCGACAGAAGAGGAATGCGTCTGTTGCAAAGTTATACGTAATGTGCTAAACAAAATGGAGGAAGATGAGCCGATTAGTTGCATAACAGAGCATCATACTTTTATTGGCACATGTCTGAACAAGGAACAACTGACCCTATGTGAAAGCTATAGATGTTTTGGTCCAACACGTCAAGCACCGCTAAATAACAG GTCCTTACGTATGGTTGCATACAgaatgttcaccgtgtgggttcacGGTTACCTTGGACGAAAAAACAGGCGTACTATTCCAGCATGTGCAGTTCAGAAAGTCAGAGCAATGTTTCCAGAAGAAAATCAAGTATATGTTGGTTTCAAGCTAGCCACTGACAATAATGCTTCTGAAATGGCCGATTTTTGA